A window of Deltaproteobacteria bacterium genomic DNA:
CTCCGTACGGGTCTGCCCGACGCAGAATCGCAGCGTATATTTATCGTTGAGCTTGGTATGGGTTAAATATAGCTGGCCACTCCGATTCACATGCTCCAACAATTGTTGATTGATGGTTTCTCCCCTTACATGCCGGAAACAGACCAGATTGAAGGGGGGCAGCATGGCCAGTTCGAAGCGATGGTCATCTTGGACCCACTGGGCAAATTTTTGAGCCAATTCCACATGGCGCCGAATGTGGTAGCGTAAACCTTCCACCCCGTAGTGACGGATGACGAACCACAGCTTCAAAGAGCGGAAACGTCTACCCAGCGATATTTGCCAGTCTCGATAGTCGATGACCGCGCCCGACTCGGTGGCTTGGTTGCGCAGGTACTCGGGAAGCACACTCAAGGTGTTGATTAAAACCGCCCGGTCCCCCACATAAAAGCAATCGCAATCGAAATTGGTAAACATCCACTTGTGGGGATTAAAACAGTAACTATCGGCAAATTCTATTCCGGTATGGATATAGCGGTACTCGGGACAGATGGCGGCGGTACCGATCATGGCGGCATCCACGTGAAGCCAAAGGCCTTCCCGGCGGCAGATCTGACCGATCTCCGGTAGCGGATCGATGGCGTTCGAGGAGGTAGTGCCCAGAGTCGCGCATACAAAACAGGGGATCAGGCCAGACCGACGATCCTGCTCGATCTGTTTAGCCAGGGCACCGGGCCGTAGGGCAAAGCGTTCATCCACCTCAATAAGTCGGAGATTCTGCTGGCCCATCCCGGCAATCTTAATTGCTTTCTCGATGGAAGAATGGGTCTGGGTTGAGGCATAGGCAACGAGACGCCCATCACAGCCACGTTGGTTGCTCATAAAGTTGGTCGCGCGCTCGCGAGCTGCCAGAAGAGCACAAAGGGAGGCGCTGGAAGCGCTATCCTGGATTACCCCGCCCCCCGTCCGGTCAGATTTGAATTTTGCCGGCATGCCTATCATATCCGCCAGCCAATCCAGAATATGCGTTTCAAGCTCTGTGCAGGCCGGACTTGTTGCCCACAGCATTCCCTGGACCCCAAGGCCTGCGGAAAGTAACTCCCCCAATATGGAGGGCCCTGAAGTGTTGGCTGGAAAGAAAGCAAAGAAATTGGGCGACTGCCAATGGGTGATTCCAGGAAGGATTATCTCGTCCACATCCCTGAGAATCGCTGCAAAGGCTTCTCCTCGGAGAGGCGGCTCGGAAGGAAGCGAAGCACGTATTTGTCCTGGCTGAACCTGGGACATTACCGGGAGGGACTCAAGGCGTTGATAGTAATCGGCAATCCAGTCCACTACCTCCCGTCCATAGAGCCGGAACTCTTCAGGGGTCATGTGAAAACCATTTTCGTTTGGCATTTTTTTCCTTCCCTCCGAGAAAATCCCTCTCACCCAGTTTTTCCCCCCTGCAGAAGAGGGGAAAGGGGAGAGGCTAACGGGTAATAGACAATTCCATTATAAAAATTTCTTAGGGCAAAGATCAAGAAAACAAATTTGGCCGCCCTTTTCCAAACGCTAAACGAATAAAAAAAGCTAAGCTATAATAGGACTTGTCAGATTTACTAAAGTACATTTTCCCATTTTGAGGAAATTCATGATGGGCTGGTAAACCTTCAGGAGACTCCAGTTCAGAAAAAATTGGAGCAGAGCCAGATGTCCCAATGTGTTCAGGACCAACTCAACCTTCTTCCTGAATCGCAGCGGAGCGTTATCCTTTTTGCTGACGTCATGGATTTTTCCCATCAAGAGATTACTGATATTCTCGGCCTATCGGTCCAGAATGTGAAGGTAAGGCTGCATCGGTCCCGTAAAAAGTTAAAGGCAATCCTGGAAGAGAAATGCAACTTCGAAGTGGATGAGAGAAATGTCTTAATCTGTGAACCCGTCGGTAAAAAAAATGGGGAGTAGTTCTTATGCTTGCTAATGGGGGATTCTGGAATGGGTTTCATTGGATGATGCAGATGTGTTGCCGGACAAGAGACAAAAAAGAAGGAGCCCCCCAAGGGACCCAAGAGACTCCAACCTCTGAGCAATAACTCATACCCGGGGATTAATCCCCCTCTGATTGGGAAAGGTTTCCATTGTGGAGGAATGCTTACTCTCAGTAGCACTCGTTGAACCTCTCGTTGAATTCCTTGGGGCTGAACCTATAT
This region includes:
- a CDS encoding pyridoxal-dependent decarboxylase codes for the protein MPNENGFHMTPEEFRLYGREVVDWIADYYQRLESLPVMSQVQPGQIRASLPSEPPLRGEAFAAILRDVDEIILPGITHWQSPNFFAFFPANTSGPSILGELLSAGLGVQGMLWATSPACTELETHILDWLADMIGMPAKFKSDRTGGGVIQDSASSASLCALLAARERATNFMSNQRGCDGRLVAYASTQTHSSIEKAIKIAGMGQQNLRLIEVDERFALRPGALAKQIEQDRRSGLIPCFVCATLGTTSSNAIDPLPEIGQICRREGLWLHVDAAMIGTAAICPEYRYIHTGIEFADSYCFNPHKWMFTNFDCDCFYVGDRAVLINTLSVLPEYLRNQATESGAVIDYRDWQISLGRRFRSLKLWFVIRHYGVEGLRYHIRRHVELAQKFAQWVQDDHRFELAMLPPFNLVCFRHVRGETINQQLLEHVNRSGQLYLTHTKLNDKYTLRFCVGQTRTEERHVHRAWQLIQETAEELER
- a CDS encoding RNA polymerase sigma factor, which codes for MSQCVQDQLNLLPESQRSVILFADVMDFSHQEITDILGLSVQNVKVRLHRSRKKLKAILEEKCNFEVDERNVLICEPVGKKNGE